Proteins from one Flammeovirgaceae bacterium genomic window:
- the nosZ gene encoding Sec-dependent nitrous-oxide reductase, with translation MNKTIRSLYTLAIVAAALSLYNCKPQGPKQALMGDAAVKTYVPPGQYDEFYSFVSGGFNGQMLVYGIPSGRLLKILPVFSVFPENGYGYSEETKPMLNTSHGNVPWDDLHHIALSTTKGEHDGRWVFANGNNTPRVARVGLSTFRTEEILEIPNSGGNHSSPFITENTEYLVAGTRFSVPMGANKDVPINSYKENFKGSISFIKVNQETGRMNIEFQLRTPGFNYDLSRAGKGPSHGWFFFSTYNTERAHTLLEVNASQNDKDFIMAVNWKKAEEYLAQGKAKVEKAKYAHNIYNEETHSATSTMLDEVMVMDVTELKDIVYFIPCPKSPHGCDVDPTGEYIIGSGKLAATTPVFSFTKFQKAIADKDYEGDFEGIPVIRYEAALHGEVEKPGLGPLHTEFDNNGNAYTSFFVSSEIVKWNVKTLEILDRVPTYYSVGHLSVMGGPTAKPYGKYMVAYNKITKDRYLPTGPELAQSAQLYDISGDKMQLLLDFPTVGEPHYAEALPASLIKDKSLKIYKMEENKHPYAALGEAKAKVERKGNEVHVYMTAIRSHLTPDNIEGVRVGDDVYFHVTNLEQDWDVPHGFAIRGALNAEILIMPGETQTLKWKPLVPGVVPFYCTDFCSALHQEMSGYIRVSPAGSNTPLKFSTGADD, from the coding sequence ATGAACAAAACAATCAGATCACTTTATACCCTCGCAATAGTGGCGGCCGCCTTGTCGCTCTATAATTGCAAGCCGCAGGGGCCCAAGCAGGCCTTGATGGGCGATGCAGCGGTGAAAACTTATGTGCCACCTGGGCAGTATGACGAATTTTACAGCTTTGTGTCTGGAGGCTTTAATGGCCAGATGCTGGTGTATGGGATTCCTTCCGGCAGGCTGCTGAAGATACTTCCTGTGTTCTCCGTATTCCCTGAAAACGGGTATGGGTACAGTGAGGAAACGAAGCCTATGCTGAACACTTCACACGGCAACGTGCCCTGGGACGACCTCCACCACATCGCCCTCTCCACAACCAAAGGGGAGCACGATGGACGCTGGGTGTTTGCCAACGGCAACAATACGCCCCGCGTGGCTCGTGTCGGGCTTTCAACTTTCCGCACGGAGGAAATACTTGAAATACCCAACAGCGGTGGCAACCACTCTTCCCCGTTCATTACCGAAAACACGGAATACCTGGTGGCCGGCACCCGCTTCAGTGTGCCCATGGGCGCCAACAAAGACGTTCCCATCAATTCTTATAAAGAGAATTTCAAGGGGTCCATCAGTTTTATCAAGGTAAACCAGGAGACAGGCAGGATGAACATTGAGTTTCAATTGCGCACGCCTGGCTTCAATTACGACCTGAGCCGCGCAGGCAAAGGCCCCTCTCATGGATGGTTCTTTTTCTCCACTTACAACACCGAAAGGGCCCATACCTTGTTGGAGGTGAACGCCTCTCAAAATGACAAGGACTTTATTATGGCGGTGAACTGGAAGAAAGCCGAAGAGTACCTGGCGCAAGGCAAGGCCAAGGTGGAAAAAGCAAAATACGCCCATAATATTTATAACGAGGAAACCCACTCTGCCACTAGCACCATGCTGGACGAGGTGATGGTGATGGACGTGACCGAACTGAAGGACATTGTGTACTTTATCCCTTGCCCTAAGTCCCCTCATGGTTGCGATGTGGACCCTACCGGGGAGTACATCATCGGGAGCGGGAAACTGGCGGCCACAACGCCCGTGTTTTCCTTCACCAAGTTTCAAAAAGCGATTGCCGATAAGGACTATGAAGGCGACTTTGAAGGCATCCCTGTTATACGCTACGAGGCAGCCCTTCATGGCGAAGTGGAGAAACCAGGCCTGGGGCCCCTCCACACCGAGTTTGACAACAATGGCAATGCCTATACTTCCTTCTTTGTGTCTTCCGAGATCGTGAAGTGGAACGTCAAGACGTTGGAAATTTTGGACCGTGTGCCCACTTATTATTCTGTTGGCCACTTGAGCGTAATGGGAGGCCCCACCGCCAAGCCTTATGGCAAGTACATGGTGGCCTACAACAAAATAACCAAAGACCGTTACCTGCCTACCGGCCCCGAACTGGCGCAGTCTGCGCAGTTATATGACATCTCCGGTGACAAAATGCAGTTGTTGCTTGACTTCCCTACGGTGGGCGAGCCCCACTATGCGGAAGCATTGCCGGCCAGCCTGATCAAAGACAAGTCTTTGAAAATTTACAAGATGGAAGAAAACAAGCATCCTTATGCGGCCCTTGGGGAGGCAAAAGCCAAAGTGGAACGCAAAGGGAACGAAGTACACGTGTACATGACCGCCATCCGTTCGCACCTGACGCCCGACAACATTGAAGGCGTGCGCGTGGGTGACGATGTGTATTTCCACGTGACCAACCTCGAGCAAGACTGGGACGTGCCCCATGGGTTTGCCATCCGTGGCGCGCTGAATGCCGAGATATTGATCATGCCAGGGGAAACACAGACCTTGAAGTGGAAGCCTTTGGTGCCTGGGGTGGTGCCGTTCTACTGTACCGACTTCTGCTCTGCACTCCACCAGGAAATGTCAGGGTATATCAGGGTATCCCCTGCTGGAAGCAATACACCATTAAAATTCTCAACAGGTGCTGATGATTGA
- a CDS encoding cytochrome c, protein MRLFAIALLGFTIFSCAPDRTNQAAQPANGKSAVEDVINDPTKGLGAVKNVTLHSPLEQERVERGLAIYEMKCSACHKLDDKRVVGPGWKDITKRRKPEWIMNMITNVDVMLDEDPEAQKLLELCLMRMPNQNMSIGDARDVLEFMRQNDGEK, encoded by the coding sequence ATGAGACTATTTGCAATCGCCCTACTTGGGTTCACTATTTTTTCCTGCGCCCCAGACCGGACCAACCAGGCGGCCCAGCCCGCGAACGGTAAATCCGCTGTTGAAGACGTGATCAACGACCCTACCAAAGGCCTTGGCGCGGTAAAAAACGTTACCCTGCACTCCCCTTTGGAGCAGGAGCGCGTGGAGCGTGGGCTGGCCATTTATGAGATGAAATGCTCTGCCTGCCACAAACTGGACGACAAGAGGGTAGTAGGACCCGGCTGGAAAGACATCACCAAGAGAAGGAAACCCGAGTGGATCATGAACATGATCACCAATGTGGACGTGATGCTGGACGAAGACCCGGAAGCCCAAAAACTTTTGGAACTGTGCTTGATGCGCATGCCCAACCAAAACATGTCAATTGGGGATGCCCGTGACGTGCTGGAGTTTATGCGCCAGAATGATGGGGAAAAATGA